In Populus alba chromosome 4, ASM523922v2, whole genome shotgun sequence, the genomic window CAAACTTCCCATCAACTTGCTTGCAAGAATCCCGATAAAGCCTGTGCGAAATCACCCCCTTTGGATCAATCCTATCAAGAACCAGCGTAGCGTATTCCTTTAAACCGGCGGTGAACACCACGACCTCGTATTTAGTCCCCAAAGCCTCCAAGAAAGCATCAACTCCCGGTCGCTTCAACAcgtaaaaaatcatcatttctCCATCAATCTTGGGCCTCACAACAAAATCAAACTCTTGGGGTGGTGGGCCTGCTTTAGAATGCACTAAGGTCTCATCAAGATCAAGAAAAACAGTCCTCTTATCAGGAGAAATCATGGGAGGTAACCGTTCGTTGAAGAAAAGCGCTCTACAAACGGTATCCTTCTCACCTTCTAGGTCATGATATTTGGACCCAGTTTTCAAGATTTTGTAGTCTTTGTAGCGgctatttggggtgctaatgcGGGTCAATTTAGAGAAAAGCTTGGAGAGGCGGCGCTTGCAAGTGAAGATAGTTTTGTTGATGGTTGAGATGATGGAAGAGGTGGTTTTGACCGGAGATTTCCTCCTGTTGCGGCGGCGGGGGCGGGGGCGGGGGCGGTGGCTCCTAAGATCCTTCATGGATTTCGCTGGGCTTCTTTTGAGGGACATGGACACCATTTTTAATCTGTTTCAAAAATAGAGAGGTGTGTGTACAATCTTTCTTTGAGCATTTTGCCCTTTTGGGGACTTTTGGGGGGAgacattttgaattttggttcGGTGTAACGGGAATGAATTCTGGCTCGGAGCCGAAGCTACTGGAGAACAATTGAGTCATGACTCATGAGTGGACATGTtgaggtgatttttttttcatggaaggAGATGTGTTTAATTTGggtgttaattaataatttaactttgaattttggttaaaattggAAGAGTGTGCGAGAGAGAGGAAACAACCGTTGTCAGTTCGAGTTCagccccttttttattttattttaatttttttaaaaaaaaaaattgtattcaaaattgatatttaaaaatatggtaatgattattttttaaaatataaaataataaaaataatatattttttttaaaaaattatttttaacattaagccatcaaaatgatctaaaaattaaaaaaatagattaatttttttttaaaaaaaaatttagaaaacatcTTTCCAAACACATTTACCTAAATTGAtatcattttctttgaatttagtGAGCGTTTGAAAACATGATTGTACTTGTGTtttccaaataatttaattattttttattaaaaaataattattttatatattttgaatcgttttgatgcgctaatcttcaaaaataatttaaaataaaataaaaaaatatataattttaatgtatttcaacatgaaaaacattttaaaaaataatcataaccacATTCTACTATGTCATGTTCTTATCCAAGCAATTCATACTTGGCTTGATGTATTTATGCTACTGTTTTTTCATGCAATTTTAAACATTAATGTATAATTACATAGATATGAAAATAAAGAGATTATAATGAGATATTCTCACAACTCATTTCAATTACATCTAACTTTTtataagggttttttttggcattttattCCCTTATTTGAGACATTATATATCtaact contains:
- the LOC118030369 gene encoding uncharacterized protein, yielding MVSMSLKRSPAKSMKDLRSHRPRPRPRRRNRRKSPVKTTSSIISTINKTIFTCKRRLSKLFSKLTRISTPNSRYKDYKILKTGSKYHDLEGEKDTVCRALFFNERLPPMISPDKRTVFLDLDETLVHSKAGPPPQEFDFVVRPKIDGEMMIFYVLKRPGVDAFLEALGTKYEVVVFTAGLKEYATLVLDRIDPKGVISHRLYRDSCKQVDGKFVKDLSEMGRDLKRVVIVDDNPSCYIYQPENAIPVKPFLDDLGDLELGKLATFFDRCDCFEDMRDAVKEYVGGEGDVEVQVEV